The following coding sequences lie in one Spinacia oleracea cultivar Varoflay chromosome 1, BTI_SOV_V1, whole genome shotgun sequence genomic window:
- the LOC110803655 gene encoding U-box domain-containing protein 35-like has protein sequence MDALPETVELGHNAVAVAIDKSKNSQQAVRWTIDNFLKGKEFQIVLVHVKTHHHNAQVEYSAGGTSPTESDVQHLFLPYRGFCSRKGIDAIEVVLHDIDVSSALINYIEHNNLGNIVVGASNRNAITRRFKAADVPTCLEKSAPDFCAVYVIYKGKVQTLRPSNVCLMPNAPVAALIRSGTSSNSGASTYRTTHSKSSFGNSSISSHTSRSSIALSERNYSSGSSNPSNHWIPSGRESSTHLQRLTPDGGHQYIQPRSIQQNGCDSDSPTIEHRLTSSNRYNNTPRIRHEIDFSGNHYPSTYSRSSDNSSNHSSSRLQVLGHPPPHPYSNTSTEYTSRNSYTSSSEGRSTPERRYNNVRNPSYGSAQDSSFESASATSLDYSEQHPRSSTSSQGSSSFGDELEVEMARLKLEIRSTMQLYHSICDQANVAKQQADLIQNGNDDSIEEVRLAREAVLVVADLERLKCQAAMDAAHLSEKLVDLENRKTKMVEQKAARHEEEDRRSGNNTSTQLATYRLYSLKDIEIGTNYFSSSLKIGEGGYGPVYRAIIQHTSVAIKVLRPNVSQGLKQFQQEIEVLGRMRHPNMVLLLGACPEYGCLVYEYMENGSLEDRLFHKNGTPTIPWKARFKIAAEIATSLLFLHDAKPDPMVHRDLKPANILLDSNYTSKIGDVGLARLVPSTVANQMTQYHMTAAAGTFCYIDPEYQQTGQLGTKSDIYSLGIILLQLITAKHPMALSYHVEEAIEAGKFDEMLDPAVPNWPFQEALDMAKLAIKCTQLRKKDRPDLDSFILPELIRLRDLAMSS, from the exons ATGGATGCATTACCTGAAACTGTAGAATTGGGTCACAATGCCGTGGCGGTTGCCATTGATAAGAGCAAGAACAGCCAACAAGCTGTTAGATGGACTATTGATAATTTCTTAAAGGGAAAGGAATTTCAAATTGTTCTTGTTCATGTTAAAACCCACCATCATAATGCTC AGGTTGAATATTCTGCCGGTGGCACATCCCCAACAGAATCTGACGTACAACATTTATTCCTTCCTTATCGTGGATTTTGTAGTCGAAAAGGG ATTGATGCAATTGAGGTGGTACTTCATGATATTGATGTTTCGAGTGCGCTAATCAACTATATCGAGCACAACAACCTTGGCAATATTGTTGTTGGGGCTTCAAATCGTAATGCTATTACAAG GAGATTTAAAGCAGCAGATGTTCCAACATGCCTTGAAAAATCAGCACCAGATTTTTGTGCCGTGTACGTGATATACAAAGGGAAGGTGCAGACATTGCGACCTTCTAATGTGTGTCTTATGCCTAATGCCCCAGTTGCTGCTCTTATACGGTCAGGTACGAGCTCTAACTCTGGAGCCTCGACTTACAGAACCACCCATTCAAAGTCTAGCTTTGGAAATAGTAGCATCTCTAGTCATACTTCGCGATCAAGCATTGCACTTTCAGAGAGGAATTACTCGTCAGGAAGCAGTAACCCAAGTAACCATTGGATTCCCAGTGGCCGCGAATCATCAACACATCTTCAGCGCCTGACCCCTGATGGTGGTCATCAATACATCCAGCCGCGGAGTATACAACAAAATGGTTGTGATTCAGATTCACCAACTATTGAGCATCGTTTGACTTCTAGTAATCGCTACAACAACACCCCGAGAATACGCCATGAAATTGACTTCTCTGGTAACCATTATCCAAGCACTTATAGCAGGAGCTCTGATAACTCATCAAATCATTCTTCTAGTAGATTACAAGTCTTGGGCCACCCACCTCCTCATCCATACAGCAACACCAGCACAGAATATACCTCCAG AAACTCTTATACCTCAAGTAGTGAAGGCCGAAGTACACCAGAAAGAAGATACAATAACGTAAGAAACCCTTCATATGGTTCTGCTCAGGACAGTAGTTTCGAGTCTGCCAGTGCTACGTCTCTCGACTATAGCGAGCAACATCCTCGTTCATCCACGAGTTCCCAAGGCTCTTCTTCTTTTGGG GATGAGCTAGAAGTTGAAATGGCGAGACTTAAGCTTGAAATAAGGAGCACAATGCAGCTTTATCATTCGATTTGCGACCAAGCAAATGTTGCAAAACAACAG gCTGATTTAATTCAAAATGGGAACGACGACAGTATTGAGGAAGTGAGGCTTGCAAGAGAGGCTGTATTGGTTGTGGCAGATCTAGAGCGGCTAAAATGCCAAGCTGCTATGGATGCAGCACATTTATCAGAAAAGTTAGTAGATTTGGAGAATCGGAAGACGAAAATGGTAGAGCAGAAAGCAGCTAGACACGAAGAGGAGGATAGGAGATCAGGAAACAACACTTCAACCCAATTAGCCACCTATCGGTTATACTCTTTGAAAGATATTGAAATTGGAACTAATTACTTCTCCAGTTCGTTGAAGATTGGTGAAGGGGGTTATGGACCTGTCTATCGGGCCATTATTCAGCACACCTCTGTCGCCATCAAGGTTCTCAGACCCAATGTATCCCAAGGGCTTAAGCAATTTCAACAGGAG ATTGAGGTGCTAGGACGAATGAGACACCCAAACATGGTACTCCTCCTAGGAGCATGTCCAGAGTACGGGTGCCTTGTATATGAGTACATGGAGAACGGGAGCCTAGAAGACAGATTATTCCATAAAAACGGCACCCCAACCATCCCTTGGAAAGCTCGGTTCAAGATAGCAGCCGAGATAGCAACATCACTCCTCTTCCTACACGATGCAAAGCCAGATCCAATGGTGCACCGCGATTTAAAACCAGCAAACATTCTCCTAGACTCAAACTACACGAGCAAGATAGGTGACGTAGGCTTGGCACGTCTAGTACCTTCAACAGTAGCTAATCAGATGACTCAATACCATATGACAGCCGCAGCTGGTACATTCTGTTACATTGACCCGGAATATCAGCAAACGGGTCAGCTCGGGACAAAGTCGGATATTTACTCACTCGGAATCATTTTGCTCCAGTTGATAACAGCAAAGCATCCTATGGCATTGTCTTACCATGTGGAGGAAGCGATTGAGGCGGGTAAATTCGACGAGATGCTCGATCCTGCCGTGCCGAATTGGCCTTTCCAAGAGGCTTTGGATATGGCTAAATTGGCTATTAAATGTACTCAGCTTCGGAAAAAGGATAGACCGGATTTGGACTCTTTTATTTTGCCAGAGTTGATCCGGTTAAGAGACTTAGCCATGAGTTCATAA